One Methanobacterium sp. DNA window includes the following coding sequences:
- a CDS encoding MFS transporter, which yields MALILVSLSSFIIALDSTFMNVAISNLVVDLDTTVGVIQIIITVYALTMASLMLLGGKMQDVVGRKNAFLAGAVIYGIGTAIASLSINATMLLIGWSILEGIGAALMTPATASIITGTYSGKNRAFALGIWTAIASVGAAVGPLIGGFLTTFFSWRWGFGLELVIVIVVLAFSQKLKYFPPSMKLRDIDKLSVLLSSVGILILVLGILSLNSVKNLEISILMMGAGIIFLIIFYLWEKKLINRNIRPLTDIRLFKNRNFTLGNITRLIMQLALAGAVFVLPVFLQQVTGADAFTTGLVILPLTIGLLVFAIASSRISTRIAPHYLISIGFLLALAGSYFLSFQFNLNTQIIDIIPGTLLLGIGLGLALPITGDIVLSSAGADKQSDASGIISTSASLGSSMGTAIIGIILILGIINGIYIAVDQTFPNEFSKDEIRQGLIQYTQKMGTTNITSLKGNETSNAYKIVNKTVNNAMKTTFDFVSVIFLIGFIISLFIRPLNRKRTG from the coding sequence ATGGCCCTTATACTTGTTTCTTTATCTTCATTCATCATTGCACTTGATTCTACTTTTATGAACGTGGCCATATCAAATCTAGTAGTTGATCTGGACACCACTGTAGGGGTTATACAGATAATTATCACTGTTTATGCCCTGACAATGGCTTCATTGATGCTTCTAGGAGGTAAGATGCAAGATGTGGTGGGCAGGAAAAACGCATTCCTTGCCGGTGCTGTTATTTATGGGATCGGGACCGCCATAGCCTCTTTAAGCATTAATGCAACCATGCTCCTAATAGGATGGTCTATCTTAGAAGGTATAGGGGCAGCGCTGATGACACCAGCCACAGCCTCCATCATTACAGGAACCTACAGTGGAAAGAACCGTGCATTTGCGCTGGGAATATGGACAGCAATTGCAAGTGTGGGGGCAGCAGTTGGCCCTCTCATAGGGGGATTTTTAACCACATTCTTCAGCTGGAGATGGGGCTTTGGGCTTGAACTTGTCATTGTAATAGTTGTACTGGCATTTTCACAAAAACTGAAATATTTCCCTCCATCGATGAAACTAAGAGACATAGATAAATTGAGTGTGCTGCTGTCTTCTGTAGGAATTCTTATACTTGTTCTTGGAATTTTAAGTCTTAATTCAGTTAAAAACTTGGAAATATCCATATTGATGATGGGAGCAGGGATAATCTTTCTGATAATATTCTACTTATGGGAGAAAAAATTAATTAACCGAAACATAAGACCTCTTACTGATATCAGGTTGTTTAAAAACAGGAATTTTACTCTGGGAAACATTACCCGGCTGATAATGCAATTGGCACTTGCAGGGGCTGTTTTTGTGTTACCTGTCTTTTTACAGCAGGTAACCGGTGCTGACGCATTTACAACAGGTCTTGTTATTTTACCATTAACCATTGGACTTTTGGTCTTTGCAATAGCATCATCCCGGATATCAACCCGAATTGCACCTCACTACCTAATTTCGATTGGATTTTTATTAGCATTAGCAGGTAGTTATTTCCTTAGTTTCCAGTTCAACTTGAACACCCAGATAATTGATATTATTCCTGGAACATTACTCTTAGGTATAGGATTGGGCCTAGCACTGCCAATAACTGGTGATATAGTATTATCGTCTGCAGGAGCAGATAAGCAGTCAGACGCATCAGGGATTATATCCACAAGTGCAAGTCTAGGATCATCCATGGGAACTGCCATTATAGGGATAATTCTAATTCTTGGAATCATCAATGGAATATATATCGCAGTTGATCAGACATTTCCAAACGAATTTAGCAAAGATGAGATCAGGCAAGGCTTGATACAGTATACACAAAAAATGGGAACTACCAATATAACAAGTTTAAAAGGAAATGAAACTTCCAATGCATATAAAATTGTAAACAAAACCGTTAACAATGCAATGAAAACTACATTTGACTTTGTGTCTGTTATCTTCTTAATTGGCTTCATAATTTCACTCTTTATAAGGCCATTGAACCGGAAGCGAACAGGTTAA
- a CDS encoding DUF5518 domain-containing protein, translating into MVNWAAVVVGFILSVILSSLFSVGGAFGVYLGLFIAGLTVGLMVGDGALNGAWNAAVAGAFGGIVLGILAVIVGTLFGGVAGFFAGLAVGFVLIIVSIIQSLILMGIGGAIGGAIKGD; encoded by the coding sequence ATGGTAAATTGGGCAGCAGTAGTGGTAGGGTTTATTTTATCAGTAATTTTATCTTCGCTTTTTAGCGTAGGTGGCGCATTTGGTGTTTATCTGGGGCTATTTATTGCAGGATTGACTGTTGGTTTGATGGTTGGCGATGGTGCCCTTAATGGGGCGTGGAATGCCGCTGTAGCCGGCGCTTTTGGAGGAATAGTGCTGGGTATATTGGCCGTAATTGTGGGAACCTTATTCGGCGGTGTTGCAGGATTTTTTGCAGGATTAGCAGTAGGATTTGTGCTAATAATAGTTTCAATAATCCAATCGTTAATTTTAATGGGAATTGGCGGAGCTATTGGCGGAGCTATAAAAGGCGACTAA
- the moaC gene encoding cyclic pyranopterin monophosphate synthase MoaC has translation MNNKSFTHLSDKGVHMVEVSDKPVVKRTAIAQGKIHLKKETIELIEKEEIKKGNVLTTAQIAAIGAVKSTHHLIPLCHSLKITGVDVGFDLNKETIEVEVSVTSLGKTGVEMEAITGVSVALLTIWDMVKSVEKDDNGQYPSTRISDIVVVKKEKK, from the coding sequence ATGAATAATAAATCATTTACACACCTTTCAGATAAAGGCGTTCACATGGTAGAGGTTTCAGATAAACCTGTTGTAAAAAGAACAGCTATAGCACAAGGTAAAATCCATTTAAAAAAAGAAACAATTGAATTAATTGAAAAAGAAGAGATAAAAAAGGGAAATGTACTTACAACCGCCCAAATTGCAGCTATCGGTGCTGTAAAATCTACACATCATCTAATTCCTTTATGTCACTCCCTTAAGATTACAGGAGTTGATGTGGGCTTTGATTTGAATAAAGAAACTATTGAAGTTGAAGTTAGCGTTACTTCCCTTGGAAAAACAGGTGTTGAAATGGAAGCAATTACTGGTGTGAGTGTGGCCCTTTTAACAATATGGGACATGGTAAAAAGTGTTGAAAAAGATGACAATGGACAATATCCATCAACACGAATTTCAGATATAGTTGTTGTTAAAAAAGAGAAAAAATAG
- the cbiD gene encoding cobalamin biosynthesis protein CbiD produces MNSKNSPYGITTGSVATAAAVAALMAINNNPTSYINIESPFGILKIHVNSSLKLNSNSGKACIIKMPYNDPDVTKNIKICADVRITNDKTIEIIGGKGIGIVTKPGLQVPVGKHAINPVPMQMIKSNLRKLLPEDKGAEITIYAPDGEEVAQKTMNSRLGIIGGISILGTTGIARPMSSKAYKESLACQIDVAVAEGYKNLVFVPGNIGEGIALKILDVEKDQIIQMGNFVGFMLEKAHEKGVQKIILLGHAGKLIKIAAGIFNTKNSVADGRHEIIAAYCGLLGANKDLINEIFKSKTTEDMIDILDKEKMTLDIFNEIAKSIEERCHERFNIDFDVIIVRMDGKILNKS; encoded by the coding sequence ATTAATAGTAAAAATTCCCCTTATGGGATTACTACAGGAAGTGTAGCAACTGCAGCTGCTGTTGCAGCGTTAATGGCCATAAATAACAACCCTACTTCTTATATAAATATTGAATCTCCCTTTGGAATTCTTAAAATTCATGTTAATTCTTCTTTAAAATTAAATTCTAATTCTGGAAAGGCATGCATTATAAAAATGCCCTATAACGACCCTGATGTTACTAAAAACATTAAAATATGTGCTGATGTCAGGATAACCAATGATAAAACTATTGAAATTATAGGTGGAAAGGGCATTGGTATAGTTACAAAGCCCGGTTTACAGGTTCCTGTGGGTAAACATGCGATAAATCCTGTTCCAATGCAGATGATAAAATCTAATCTTCGTAAATTACTCCCTGAAGATAAAGGAGCTGAAATAACAATATATGCTCCTGATGGGGAAGAAGTTGCCCAAAAAACAATGAATTCGCGCCTGGGAATAATTGGCGGAATTTCTATCCTCGGAACAACAGGTATTGCAAGACCCATGTCCTCAAAGGCATATAAGGAATCTTTAGCGTGTCAAATCGACGTTGCAGTTGCTGAAGGATATAAAAACTTGGTTTTTGTTCCCGGCAATATTGGAGAAGGTATCGCTCTTAAAATTTTAGACGTTGAAAAAGACCAGATCATTCAAATGGGAAATTTTGTAGGCTTTATGCTTGAAAAAGCCCACGAAAAGGGAGTTCAAAAAATTATTTTATTAGGACATGCAGGAAAGCTTATTAAAATTGCTGCAGGGATTTTTAATACAAAAAACAGTGTTGCTGATGGAAGACATGAAATAATAGCAGCATATTGTGGACTTTTAGGTGCAAATAAAGATTTAATTAATGAAATTTTTAAATCCAAAACCACTGAAGATATGATTGATATTTTAGATAAAGAAAAAATGACATTGGACATATTCAACGAAATAGCTAAATCAATTGAAGAACGTTGCCATGAAAGATTTAATATTGATTTTGATGTTATTATAGTTCGAATGGACGGCAAAATATTAAATAAATCATAA
- a CDS encoding MJ0307 family thioredoxin, with the protein MTVKVEVFTSPSCPYCPMAIEVVDAVKKDMQDDIEVEKIDIMQDREKAIEYGLMAVPAVAINGVVKFVGAPEKVELEKAIKEEMQKPS; encoded by the coding sequence ATGACTGTCAAAGTTGAAGTATTTACATCTCCTTCATGTCCATACTGCCCTATGGCCATAGAAGTTGTTGATGCAGTAAAAAAAGATATGCAAGACGATATTGAAGTTGAAAAAATCGATATAATGCAAGATCGTGAAAAAGCAATAGAATATGGCTTAATGGCAGTTCCAGCAGTTGCTATAAATGGAGTAGTTAAATTTGTAGGCGCTCCAGAAAAAGTTGAGCTGGAAAAAGCTATTAAAGAAGAAATGCAAAAACCAAGCTAA
- the sppA gene encoding signal peptide peptidase SppA, which translates to MDNNIKLLIIGISGFLVLVVLIIGAIALLGSSFGGTIAVIPINGEIAYGQSNILGGDVVNPEVIKEQLKQADADSSVSAIVLDINSPGGTPVASEEIMNAIKKCDKPVVAWISDTGASGAYLLASAADKIVASRSSWVGSIGVILDITNLSDLYKKLGIDKYAIKGGKYKDMGADYRNLTAEEKAMLQKMVDDEHDNFISIVAENRKLDKNYVKSIAEGQVFTGAQAKELKLIDETGSKDDALDTAAKMAGISGSYEVITMTPPQSFNDFLNTISSKIGYSIGKGIGSLIQEDTLKNALY; encoded by the coding sequence ATGGATAACAATATCAAATTATTAATAATCGGCATAAGCGGATTCTTAGTTTTAGTTGTTCTTATAATAGGAGCAATAGCTCTACTTGGATCTTCATTTGGAGGAACAATAGCAGTTATACCTATTAATGGGGAAATTGCCTATGGTCAAAGCAACATACTTGGTGGAGATGTTGTAAATCCAGAAGTCATAAAAGAACAGCTTAAACAAGCGGACGCAGACAGTAGTGTAAGTGCAATTGTTCTTGATATTAACAGCCCCGGTGGAACGCCAGTTGCCAGTGAAGAAATCATGAATGCTATCAAAAAATGTGACAAACCAGTCGTAGCATGGATAAGTGATACTGGTGCATCAGGTGCCTATCTTCTAGCGTCAGCCGCTGACAAGATTGTTGCCAGTCGATCTTCATGGGTTGGAAGTATAGGAGTAATATTAGATATAACTAACCTTTCCGATCTATATAAAAAGCTTGGTATTGATAAATATGCCATTAAAGGCGGTAAATACAAAGATATGGGTGCTGATTACCGTAATTTAACTGCAGAAGAAAAAGCTATGCTTCAAAAGATGGTTGATGACGAGCACGATAATTTCATTTCCATAGTAGCTGAAAACAGAAAATTAGACAAAAATTATGTAAAAAGTATTGCCGAAGGACAAGTATTTACAGGTGCACAGGCTAAAGAACTTAAATTAATTGATGAAACTGGAAGTAAAGACGACGCACTTGATACGGCAGCAAAAATGGCCGGAATCAGTGGATCTTATGAAGTAATTACCATGACTCCACCACAATCGTTTAACGACTTTTTAAACACAATTTCATCTAAAATCGGATATTCCATTGGAAAAGGAATCGGAAGCTTGATACAAGAAGATACACTTAAAAATGCCCTCTATTAA